AGGCATCCCTCAGGAGCTCGGTTTGCTCCCGGAACGCCTCCTCGTCGGTCGGCCAGGTGAACAGGGACGGGTTCTGGGACTCGGCCACCGCGGTTCGGGTGGTGGCCGCCCCCCCGGCCAGCACCAGCCGGGCCCGGTCCGGCCGGTACGTGAACCCGTCGATGGTCACGGCCGGAAGATCGCGGGTCATGACCTCGGTGTGGAAGCCCCGAAGCGTCGTGCCCTCCGGGTCGCCCCGGCGCAGGTGGCGGAACGCGAGGGTTCCCCCGCCCAGGTCCTGGGGCAGCCGGATCCAGCCGGCCAGGTCCAGGCCCCCGACCCCGCCGTCCACCAGGTCGAACGTTCCGCCCGAGAACCCGATGCGGAACCCCGAGGGGGACAAGGGCTCCATCTCGCCCCTGGGATCGCCCTTCAGAACGTCCGGGGGCACCTCCGAGGCGCGGACCACTTCCACCCCCTCGGCCGACACGGAGCCGGCGGGTGAGATCCGAAGGAACGGGGCCCGCCCGTAGAGCCAGGCCGGCTCCCTCGTGTCGAAAACCCCCAGGAGGGCTTCGTCAAAGCTGGTGAAGGAAACGTCGTCCAGCGCTCGCACCGGCACGCGCACCAGGGCCGAGACCAGGGCCAGCCCGGTCCACTCCGGGTCGTCGGCCGCGGCGCCGTAGCCCAGGTGGGGCGAAAAGTCCATCAGCAGGCGGCTCCCCCCGGCGAACACGTCCACCGGCAGATAGGTGCTCTCCACCCCGGGGGGCGGGACGTTCCCCGGAAGCACGGTGCCCGGCGGCACCGCGGCCTCGGCCACGAACTCCCCGCCGTTCAGGACCGGCACGTCCCGGGCCCCCACCCACACCGGCGCCCGGGGGGACCAGGGTGTGGTGGCCGTGATCACCACGGCCACGTCCGCCCGGGCCCGCTCCGGCTCCAGCCTCAGGGCCTGGATCCGAACCGTGTGGCCGAAGAGCTGCAGCGTGACCGGATCGCCCGCCAGTTCCGCGAGCCCCCGCGTGGCCCTCCACGCCAGCGGTTCGCCCGATGGATCACCCCTCACCCCCTCGAACGCCACCTCCACCGGCGTGCGGTTCCCGTCGCCCCTCCACCGCACCACGCCGCGGCCGTAAAGGCCCCAGCGGGTGGAGCTGCTGGCATCGTACTCGGTCACCTCGATCCGGAAGCCCGCCATGTCCAGGTACGAGGGAAGCCCGCCCGGAAACCGCCCCTCCACCGGCTTGCGCGCCACGGGCACGTACTCGGAAAAATCAAAGGCGCCGGCCCCCTGGGCGGGCACGGCCCGCCAGACGAGCCGCGCCGTGTCCAGGACCACGGCCCCCTCCTTGAGGCGGAAGACCAGCTCACCCTGCTCCCGGGTCAGGGGGACGTCCCAAGCCACGGGCAGCTCGGCAAAGCTCCCCCGGCATTCCAGGCGGGCCCGGGCCCGGTCCACGCCCTCCTGGAATGCCTGGGGCGACTCGACCAGGGTGAGGTATCCGGACTGCTCCACCCATGGATTCCCAGCCCCTGAGGCCACCGGCGAGCCGCAAGCGGGAAGCGGGGGAAGCCCCGTTACGGACACGAGCCCCGAGGCGACCTCGTGGACCTCGATCTGGAGGGCCTGTCTTTCCTGGAACGAGCTGTTCTCCACCCGAACGCGCAAGGTCACCCGGCGGCCGGCCTCCACCTCGGCCCGCTCCAGCCGGTTCAGGCTCTGGAGCAGCCGCTCCAGCGGAGGCTGCACCTCGCCTGTGCGCTCCTCCACCGAGGCCGGGGCCACCTCCACGGACCGGAAGAACACCCCCCCGGGGGGTGGCGGCCGGGCGAGGCGGAACGAACCCTCCTCGCTGCGCACCGGGGGGCTTCCGTCGGCCGGGAAACCGATCACCCGCCAGCGGTACCCCCCGGCGCCCAGGGCCACCACCCGCCCCAGGTCGGGTATCCACCAGGGCTTCCGAACCTCGGCCGCGAGCACCGGTCCGGTTTTGCCCTCCGCACGCCCCTTTCCGGACGCCCCCTTGGGCGAGACGGGCGCCTCACGGTTCATCTCCACGCGGAACCGGTCGAAGAACCCCGGGGGCGCGTCCACGGGCCGCCAGGCGAAGGACAGGAGCCGGGGGGCCAACCGCTGGCCCTCGGCCGGCGCGGTCAGCCGGATTCCGGGCCGCCGCGAGGGGGGGACCCGTTCGGCCACGAAGTAGGTGATCTCGGGCACCGCCAGGGCCGAGGGCTGCCCCGAGCCGTTGTCAAAGGTGAGGGTCACGGTGTGGGGGCCCGGCTCGAACGTGGGCAGGGCCACCCCGGTCTTGTCGGACCGGGTCACCAGGTCGGTCCCGAAGGTAAGGGTCTCCACGGTCTCCACCAGGATCCGGCCGTCCACGATCCACTGGATCCGCAGCGTTCCGTTCCCCTGGTAGCGGAACAACGCCTCGGCGTAGAACCCGGGCTCGTCCTTGGCCACGGTCTGGCGGCCCGTGCCGTTGGGGAACCGCAGCTCCACGTGCTCCACCACGACCACCGGCGACGCCGTGGAGGCCCCCACTCCCTCGACCGCGATCTCCAGTTCCGCGGCCCTAACCCCCCCCGGGGCCTTCGCCAGGAGGAACGCAATGCCGGCGAGCGACCCGAACCGAAGCACCCGTCGGACCATACCGCCTCTCCTTCGGTTGGCCTCACTCCATCGCCACGAGGTACCGCACCACCGGCGGATCGAACCCGGGCCTCGGCTCGCGAATCCTCAACGTCACGGTGTGGGGCCCGGGCTCGAAGGTGGGAAGCGCGCCCGCCGGGGTGGTCAGCTCGAAGGTCCTTCCGTAGGTCACGGTGCGCGTGACCGTCTCCACCACCCGGCCGTCCACCACCCAGTCGGCCCGGAACGCCCCGTTGCCCGAGCACCGGATCACCGCCCGGGCCACGAGCCGGGCCCCCTTGGGCACGGTGATCGAGCCGAACCCGTTGGGAAAGGTGATCTCCAGCCGCTCGATCCGGAGGGGGCCGGTGGTGGCCCCGCCCTGGACCGGCGGAAGCGTGGGCGGGCCGGGCGGGGCTTGGAGTGCGCCCGCACACCCAGCGAGCAGCACGGCCAGGGCCCCGGCCAGGATCGTGCGCACCCGATGTCCCGCGCACATGTCACCACTCTGTCTCCGCCCGGAACCGGTACGGCACTCCCAGGTTGAACGTCAGGAACACCACGGACTCCCTCCGGTCGCGGGAAGGGTCGTTGTGGTCGTCGTGGCGGTTGTAGTCGGCCGACACCGCCAACTGCACGTTGGCCCAGCCCAGGCCGACCCGCTTGAGCAGGGCCTGCACGTTCCACGACAGCCGCACGCTCCCGTTCAGGGTGGCCGTGTTGACCGAGCCGTCCGACGTGTCGGCCCTCTGGTAGGAGCCCTGGCCCGAGAGATCCACGACCTCGGGCCACAGGGGCAGGGTCAGGCTCAGGGTGGCCAAGCGCGTGCGGTACACCGGGCCGTCCGAGTCGGACTCGTTGTACGAAAGGCTGGGGGTGATGGAGAGCCGCTCGCCGTTCCACCCTCCGGAAAGGGTGATGCTGCGGGTGCGCGCGTCCGACCCGCCCGAAAGGCGGTTCTGGAGGAACCCCATGCTGGCGCTGAGGCCGGCGTTCCAGTGGTCCCGGCCGTATGAAAGCCCCGCTTTCACGGTGTGGTTCACGTTGTCCACGGCCTGGCCGCCCGGGGGCTCGGAGCGGCTCTTCTGACGGGATACGCCGTAGCCCAGATTGAGCGCGGGCCAGCCCGGCACCGCCACCCCCACCGAGGCGTTCCCCGCCAGGCTCGACACGATGGGCCGGTCGTCGTCCCGGTCCACATTGTCCTCGCTGTAAGCGCCTGAAAGATTGAGAGAGATGGGGCCGAGCCCGGAGGAGAAGCCCGCTTGCACGGCCTGGCGGTCGCCCGTGAAGTTGGGGTTGGCGATGGTGGCGTAGTCCGATCCGTAGCGCAGCAGCCCCAGCGAGAGCGAGCCCACGCCCAGATCTCGGCTGGCGTTGACCTGCCACGCGGTGTCGGCCTGCATGCCCGGGCCCTGGGTGGTGTCCGGATCGAACCGGCTCCACGCGAACTCGCCGCCCAGGTTCGTTCCGAACAGGGTGCCCCGGAACCCCAGGCCCACGGTCCGGCCCCGGGAGGGGCCCAGGCTCGTTCCCGTGTTGAACCCGGCCCGGCTCTCGTTGCGGCCCGTGACCGCGCTCAGGTGGATGGAGAACCGGTCGTCCGGGAGCAGGGGGGCCTCCACGGCCAGGCCGTACACCTGGCTTCCCGGGTCGTCCAGCGACACCCCCGCCTCGAACCCCTCCACCGTGTCGGCCCGCACGTTGTAAAGGCGTGCCTTGATCCCGCGAACCTCCAGGTTCAGCCGGGCCCCCCGGCGGGCGAACCCCGAGGCGGTGAGCGGGGTCTCGTCGATGGACAGGTCTCCGAACTCGAACGACTGGGTGCCGTAGGCCAGGGTGAGCAGGTACCCCGAGGAGATCGTGAACTCGTCGGGGGCGTCCTTGACGTACTGGAGGTTCACACCGGAGAACCGGGCCGCGAACTCGCCCTTCTGGGCCGAGAACTCCAGGTTCAGGTTGCCCGAGACCCGGTCGGACGAGGCGGTGTCTCGGCTGCTGACGTTGCGGCCGTAATTGAACGACACGCTTCCGTCCACGGCCAGTACGCCCTTGGGCCCGCCGACCGGGCCTTCCGCCACGAACGGCACCTCGACTCGGTGGCCCCCCGGGACCTCCGCGACCAGCACGTGCCGGCCGGGCTCCAGCGGGGCCGGGGGCACGTAGCGGACCTGGGACCCGTGCCTCTCCACCGCGGACGTGACATCCGCCCCGTCCAGGAAGAAGCGGACCCCGGCTGAGGCCCCGTCCAGACCCATCACCAGGGGGCCCTGGGCCGGAACGCGGCCGTTCGGGGCCCCCACCAGGGCCGCCCCCCGGAGCCCGGTGGCCGCCACCTCGATCCGGTAGGGGTGGTAGGTCGGGTAGACCGCCGGATCGGTGACCACCCGGCCGTCGGCCGTGGTCACCTCCAGGTAGTACTCCACGCCCGGCGGCACCACGGCGGAAGCGGGAATCTCCACCGAGACCCGTCCGTCCCGGACCGGAAGCTCCGCCCGCTGGTACGGCCGGGTGCCCGCCACCCGGTAGTAGAGCACGGCCCGGACGGGCTGGACGTCCACCGTGCGGGAGAAGACCGCAGCCTCCCCCGCCGAGTAGCGCGGCGGAACGGCCGCCACCGACCGGGCCGAGCCAGGCCACACCGCCGCGGCGGCGAGCAAGGCCAGGAACCGCAGGTGAGGTTTACTGCGACATCCGGGGGCATCGGCTCGGCGTTCCATGCATACCCCTCCACTGTGGTGGGATGCGGCATCGAGGAACGCAGATGGGTTTGATCGGGAAAAGTACCGCGGCGGGGATTCAGCCAGGTAACGACTTTGGTAACTAAAAAGAAAAAAAGAGAGAAGAATCGCTTCAGCCGATCAGTCGCTGCCGCCTTTCGCTTTGTTCGCGAGCAGTCGGAGGGCCGGGCCGGGAGGTATGCCGAGGGTGTCGCGGAAGAACGCCTCCGCCTGCCGGAAGGTCCGGAGAGCCTCCACCGGGTACCCCCGGCGGATGAGCTCCTTCATTTTCAGCGCATACAGCCGCTCGGACATCGGGTTGACAGCCACGGCTTGGGAGAGGAGGTCATTGAGGTCTCCCCGGAACCCGTCTCGGTCGGCCCGATCCGCCACCCCTTCCACCAGGCGCACGTGGAGGTGCCGGAGGGCTTCCCTCCGGCTCTCGATCACGCCGTGGGAGCCGTCCCCCGACAGGAAGTCTCCTTGGTACAGCTCCAGGGCCCGGACCATCTCCCGGGCGGAGCGGTTGCGAAGTGCGGCACGGGCGGCCGTTTCGAACACGAGGCAGTCGGCGAACACGACGGAGCGGGAGAGGGAGAGCCGGCCGTGCTTCCAGTGGAGCCACCTCAAGGCCTCGGCTCCGGGGGGCAGGCCCACGACCCGTAGCCGGGCCAGAGCGGTTTTGAGGTTCGCGCGGGCCTGGTCGCCGAGGGCATCGGGCCACAGGAGCTCGGTCAGCCGGTCCACGGGCACCTTCTCTCCCCCCAGGGCGAGCAGGAGCTTCAGCAGTTGCTGGGTCCGGGAGGAGCGCCATCTCCGGTCGTACACGGTGTGGCCGAGTATGGTCAGGGAGAAGCCGCCCAGGCTGCGGATCTGCACCGGACGGTCCGGGTCGGGGATCGTCCACCTCGCCCCCGCCGGCCCGGTGCGGATCTCCAATCGGTCCAGCAGGCGCTGCGTGAACTCCGGAGGCCGGAAGGCCGACAGGAGGGGGCGCCCCCGAGGCAGTAGCTTTCGGACCCCATCCAGCAGTTTCCGGGCCTCATCCGTCTCGCCGCGGTCGGCCAGGATGGCCGCCCGGTCCAGAGCCGCCCCCTCGGCGAACAACACCCATCCCTGATCCTGGCAGGTCGCCATCGCCTCGTCCAATCGGGCCGCTGCTTCCTCCTTCTCGTTGAGGTCGGCCAAGGCCAGGGCCTGGAGCACCCGGATCATGGTTTGGGTCGGCAGGCTTTCGGCCCGGGCCGCCGCCCGCTCCCCCCGCTCGGCATGGACCAAGGCCCGGTACGGCCGGCCCGCCCCCAGGTAGAACAGGCCCACCGAAAACTGCATGAGTGCGGCGAAGAAGTGGACCTGTTCGCCCACCGCAAGCTGCCGGACGCTGGCCTCGAGCAGGGGGACCTCGTCCTCGTGGCGGGCCAGGGAAGCGGCCAGTAGCCGGGCCCCCTGGAGCAGGAGCCGGACGGAGACCCGCCAGTCCTCGGGGGCCAGATCCACCCCGACGTTCCGAAGAGTCTCGCACGCCTTCCCCGGCCGGCCAGCCGTGCTCAACACGATCCCGAGCATGATCCTGTGGTACAGGCGGGCGTACGAGGTGCGTGGCGCCCGGTCCAGGAAAGGGGCGGTTTCCTCCAGAACGACCCCTGCGCGCTCCGTACGGCCCTGGTATGCCAGGGCCAGCGCCTGGAGGGTGGCGCCGTACAGGGTCATGGCGGCCGAGCGGGCCTCCTCCGCGGCCTGGCGCTGGAGTTCCAAGGCGGCCAGCGTCTGGTCCAGGTTCCCCTGGTGGAACAGGAGCATGAGCGCCCGGAAGGCGAGCGCGGAAGAGCGGGCCAGGGGGGAGAGATCCTTCCGCTCGGCGAGCCGGTCGATCCGATCGGCCCACGGGCGGGATCGGGACCAGTCCACCCCGAAGTCCCACAGGGCCGCTATCGCCAGCCCGCAGGCCGCGGCCGCCCCCTCGGCGTCCCGGTTCACCCGGAACATCCGGTACAGCAGGGTGACGTCCCGCAGCACCTGCCGCAGGTCGCGGTCTGCGGGT
This is a stretch of genomic DNA from Deferrisoma camini S3R1. It encodes these proteins:
- a CDS encoding BTAD domain-containing protein, whose protein sequence is MEARDLLPEFGDLAQEERWDEFAAQLARRGLVWWFEMDVPAIRRHMAALRPRRSPGLSPRLLLLEGAASPLPADRDLRQVLRDVTLLYRMFRVNRDAEGAAAACGLAIAALWDFGVDWSRSRPWADRIDRLAERKDLSPLARSSALAFRALMLLFHQGNLDQTLAALELQRQAAEEARSAAMTLYGATLQALALAYQGRTERAGVVLEETAPFLDRAPRTSYARLYHRIMLGIVLSTAGRPGKACETLRNVGVDLAPEDWRVSVRLLLQGARLLAASLARHEDEVPLLEASVRQLAVGEQVHFFAALMQFSVGLFYLGAGRPYRALVHAERGERAAARAESLPTQTMIRVLQALALADLNEKEEAAARLDEAMATCQDQGWVLFAEGAALDRAAILADRGETDEARKLLDGVRKLLPRGRPLLSAFRPPEFTQRLLDRLEIRTGPAGARWTIPDPDRPVQIRSLGGFSLTILGHTVYDRRWRSSRTQQLLKLLLALGGEKVPVDRLTELLWPDALGDQARANLKTALARLRVVGLPPGAEALRWLHWKHGRLSLSRSVVFADCLVFETAARAALRNRSAREMVRALELYQGDFLSGDGSHGVIESRREALRHLHVRLVEGVADRADRDGFRGDLNDLLSQAVAVNPMSERLYALKMKELIRRGYPVEALRTFRQAEAFFRDTLGIPPGPALRLLANKAKGGSD